A genomic window from Diospyros lotus cultivar Yz01 chromosome 2, ASM1463336v1, whole genome shotgun sequence includes:
- the LOC127794931 gene encoding oligouridylate-binding protein 1 has product MQQQRLKQQQALMQQQSLYHPGLLAAPQIEPILSGNLPPGFDSSTCRSVYVGNVHPQVTEPLLQEVFSSTGPIEGCKLIRKEKSSYGFVDYFDRSSAALAIVTLNGRHLFGQPIKVNWAYASTQREDTSGHFNIFVGDLSPEVTDATLFACFSVYPSCSDARVMWDQKTGRSRGFGFVSFRSQQDAQSSINDLNGKWLGSRQIRCNWATKGAGINDDKQNSDAKSVVELTNGTSEDGQERTNEDAPENNPQYTTVYVGNLAPEVASVDLHRHFHSLGAGVIEDVRVQRDKGFGFVRYSTHAEAARAIQMGNARILFGKPIKCSWGSKPTPPGTSSAPLPPPTVAQLPGFSAADLAAYERQLALSKMGAQALMHPQGQRIGGAGVSQAIYDGGYPGIATTQQPMYYQ; this is encoded by the exons atgcaGCAACAGAGGCTGAAGCAGCAACAGGCTTTGATGCAGCAGCAATCTCTCTACCATCCAGGTCTCTTGGCCGCTCCTCAG ATAGAGCCTATCTTGAGTGGAAATCTGCCTCCTGGGTTTGACTCAAGCACTTGCCGCAGTGT GTATGTTGGAAATGTCCACCCACAGGTTACAGAACCACTTCTCCAGGAGGTGTTTTCAAGTACTGGTCCTATTGAAGGGTGCAAACTCATCCGAAAGGAGAAG TCATCCTATGGTTTTGTGGACTACTTTGACCGGAGTTCAGCTGCTCTTGCTATCGTGACTCTCAATGGGAGGCATCT GTTTGGGCAGCCCATTAAAGTTAACTGGGCATATGCTAGTACTCAGAGAGAGGACACATCAG GTCATTTCAACATTTTTGTTGGCGATCTTAGCCCTGAGGTTACAGATGCTACATTGTTTGCATGCTTCTCTGTTTATCCTAGTTGCTC AGATGCAAGGGTCATGTGGGATCAGAAGACTGGGCGTTCAAGGGGTTTTGGGTTTGTTTCTTTCCGAAGTCAGCAG GATGCTCAGAGTTCAATAAATGATTTAAATG GAAAGTGGCTTGGAAGCAGACAAATCCGCTGCAACTGGGCAACAAAGGGTGCTGGCATTAATGATGACAAACAGAATTCCGATGCCAAAAGTGTTGTGGAACTCACAAATGGAACATCAG AAGATGGCCAAGAGAGGACCAATGAGGATGCTCCAGAGAATAATCCCCAGTATACAACTGTTTATGTTGGCAATCTTGCTCCGGAG GTTGCTTCTGTTGATCTCCACAGGCATTTCCATTCTCTTGGTGCTGGTGTTATTGAAGATGTCCGGGTACAGCGAGATAAAGGTTTTGGTTTTGTAAGATATAGTACGCATGCTGAAGCTGCTCGGGCTATTCAGATGGGAAATGCTCGGATTCTCTTTGGCAAGCCAATTAAG TGCTCCTGGGGCAGCAAGCCCACTCCACCAGGAACCAGCTCTGCCCCATTACCGCCGCCAACTGTTGCACAACTGCCAGGTTTTTCCGCTGCCGACCTTGCTGCCTATGAAAGACAACTGGCACTTAGTAAAATGGGTGCCCAAGCGCTGATGCATCCACAGGGTCAGCGAATTGGTGGTGCTGGGGTTAGTCAGGCAATCTATGATGGTGGGTATCCAGGCATTGCCACAACCCAGCAACCTATGTACTAtcagtaa
- the LOC127793775 gene encoding FCS-Like Zinc finger 13-like, producing the protein MGQPNDSNCITIHHDISSHDSALSWRHPFLPSSSSPKNMVILGRKSPPATGKIASIWSSDGGTSPRSRLDSRTQSPRGLKNYDLGGVGLGILAVLHKCGDSGSGNLAKRPVLVQNTCRVIPISAKQQNSGASHGARLEDYTSVTRHEPEKSYTRDYCDGSADQFYGTRRSDETGFDRRSKNGGFPVFHISPPARTPEKFPAGPASYFLSCCHLCQKKLHGKDIYMYRGEKGFCSKECRYKQIVMDERKEQCSSEASRSASDVAASLAYPTAQIFSPGILAV; encoded by the exons ATGGGCCAACCCAACGACTCCAATTGCATCACCATTCACCACGATATATCTTCCCATGATTCAGCTTTGAGTTGGAGACACCCATTTCTCCCTTCCTCATCTTCTCCCAAGAATATGGTCATCTTGGGCAGGAAATCGCCTCCGGCCACTGGGAAAATCGCCTCTATTTGGAGTTCCGACGGCGGCACGAGCCCAAGGAGCCGTCTGGATTCCAGAACTCAGTCCCCGAGAGGGTTAAAGAACTACGATCTAGGTGGCGTTGGGCTCGGAATTCTGGCCGTTCTTCACAAATGCGGCGATTCCGGGTCGGGAAACTTGGCCAAGAGGCCGGTGCTGGTCCAAAATACATGCCGGGTCATTCCTATTTCGGCGAAACAGCAAAACAGCGGTGCTTCACACGGAGCAAGATTAGAGGATTACACTTCGGTCACTCGCCATGAGCCGGAGAAATCGTACACGAGAGACTACTGTGACGGATCGGCTGATCAATTTTACGGCACGAGGAGGAGTGATGAAACTGGGTTTGATAGGAGAAGTAAGAACGGTGGCTTTCCGGTCTTCCACATCTCCCCGCCGGCCAGGACGCCGGAGAAATTCCCCGCCGGCCCGGCTTCCTATTTTCTCAGTTGCTGCCATCTGTGCCAGAAGAAACTCCATGGCAAAGACATATACATGTACAG GGGAGAGAAAGGATTTTGTAGCAAGGAGTGTCGGTACAAGCAAATAGTTATGGATGAGAGGAAAGAACAGTGCAGCTCTGAAGCATCAAGATCAGCTAGTGATGTTGCTGCAAGCTTGGCTTACCCCACCGCCCAGATATTCTCTCCTGGAATTCTAGCAGTTTAG